One part of the Odontesthes bonariensis isolate fOdoBon6 chromosome 13, fOdoBon6.hap1, whole genome shotgun sequence genome encodes these proteins:
- the LOC142397450 gene encoding storkhead-box protein 2-like isoform X3, with amino-acid sequence MLVRERKIYPTPDGYFIVTPQTYFITPSLIRTSSKWYHLEERSAERHQYQKQQQHQQTQCTSPLSGTITPSTAGGLRDRTHPKTSQNHCGAGEDYFYNNSSRADDPPSHHTTLQRRSPKDHREMYSSQHSPQTPLQQSGGNTEKSRSSLGFPFKTDTLTKHRGGGVGGGGTGDVEKQAGSGIGSRKFGLKLFRLSFKKDKAKQLATFSAQFPPEEWPLRDEEVPSQLPRHVEMEIIRRINPDLTVENLARHTAVMKRLEEERAQRIKASSANQSSRSRRSGGRHRKQSQTKLSRSHSKTRAFRFEPSDGTHIEPADRDYRGYSSSLARSPREQALAMERQRARLHLAHSIPNILDSSHLPVTPEWDVSGELAKRRTEMPFPEPSHVPSAHHSKVHRSHSHTQERKSRNERSGKAKERSRSMDNSKGPLGAGLIGPPDYYDDRSRYYTDDGTLRANQSSSLYTRSTPPTAKMPGDSLALDGGRNFEKSKSRDSLPGYSPKPLSSSNPPDDYFQCSGNSEVTFTATNTLGTLSKNHHEGLKPSNTDRQIDRQTSYPPENKEDLQKVGPKGGSLPPIPLSVPDPCISSSRPPHSATSGQEKHKEIFSKDTLFKPPPSLPLPGYSSLRKPTALASTTLSSSCDALDSNKGFDAPKPLVATLSAPTQGIEPTSSAAEASFDYYNVSDDDELEEGGAKSREEDEKPAGSVAGLQGGGAGTMQWLLEREKARDLQRRFERTLTFSGAKENLPEPSQSQQSAHSARLDSMDSSSVTVDSGFNSPRTRESLASNTSSIVESNRRQNLALSPGHLGITTGNGPPFSFRAISEPAGTQPDKLQKPNTCLASITSV; translated from the coding sequence ATGCTGGTTCGTGAGCGTAAGATCTACCCAACACCTGATGGATATTTCATTGTCACCCCCCAAACTTATTTCATCACTCCAAGCCTAATCAGAACCAGCTCAAAGTGGTACCACTTAGAGGAGCGGTCAGCGGAACGACACCAGTATCAGAAACAACAGCAGCATCAGCAAACTCAGTGCACCTCCCCTCTCTCGGGCACCATAACCCCATCCACCGCTGGGGGGTTGCGAGATCGAACCCACCCAAAAACCAGCCAAAACCATTGTGGAGCAGGTGAAGATTATTTTTACAACAATAGTTCCCGTGCAGACGACCCACCTAGCCACCATACAACCTTGCAGCGCCGTTCTCCCAAAGACCACAGAGAGATGTACTCATCACAACACTCCCCACAAACACCTCTTCAGCAATCAGGAGGCAACACAGAAAAGAGCCGCAGCTCTCTTGGGTTCCCGTTTAAGACGGACACACTCACCAAACATCGAGGAGGGGGAGTCGGgggaggaggaactggggacGTAGAGAAACAAGCAGGGAGTGGTATAGGAAGTCGTAAGTTTGGTTTGAAGTTGTTCCGTCTTAGTTTTAAGAAGGATAAGGCCAAGCAACTGGCTACCTTTTCTGCACAGTTCCCCCCTGAGGAGTGGCCGCTCCGCGACGAGGAGGTGCCAAGCCAACTGCCACGCCACGTAGAGATGGAGATTATCCGTAGAATCAACCCTGACCTTACTGTCGAAAACCTGGCACGGCATACAGCAGTTATGAAGCGTCTTGAAGAAGAGCGTGCTCAGAGGATCAAAGCAtcatcagccaatcagagctccAGGAGTAGAAGAAGTGGGGGTAGACACAGAAAGCAGTCTCAGACTAAACTCAGCCGCTCACATAGCAAGACAAGGGCATTCCGCTTTGAACCAAGTGATGGCACCCACATAGAGCCGGCTGACAGAGACTACAGAGGTTACTCGTCCTCACTGGCTCGGTCACCACGGGAACAAGCCCTGGCCATGGAGCGGCAGAGGGCTCGGCTTCACCTTGCACACAGTATCCCCAACATTCTGGACTCTTCTCATCTACCTGTCACTCCAGAGTGGGATGTATCCGGAGAGCTCGCCAAGCGACGCACAGAAATGCCTTTCCCTGAGCCAAGCCATGTCCCATCAGCCCATCATTCCAAAGTCCACCGCTCACACTCCCACACCCAGGAGAGGAAGTCTAGAAACGAACGCAGTGGCAAAGCCAAGGAACGTTCAAGGTCTATGGACAACTCCAAAGGACCACTTGGAGCTGGATTGATTGGACCACCTGATTATTACGATGACCGGAGCCGCTACTATACTGATGATGGCACACTGCGAGCCAATCAGAGCTCTTCTCTTTACACTCGTTCCACGCCTCCCACAGCTAAGATGCCAGGGGATTCTCTTGCATTGGATGGTGGCAGGAACTTTGAGAAGAGTAAGAGTAGAGACAGTTTGCCTGGTTACTCACCCAAACCACTGAGTTCCTCCAACCCTCCTGATGATTACTTCCAGTGCTCTGGTAACTCTGAAGTTACTTTTACTGCAACAAACACACTGGGAACGCTTAGCAAAAACCACCACGAAGGTTTAAAACCAAGCAACACTGACAGGCAAATAGATAGACAGACATCCTATCCACCAGAAAATAAGGAGGACTTGCAAAAAGTGGGACCTAAAGGTGGCAGCCTGCCTCCAATACCTCTCTCTGTCCCTGACCCTTGCATTTCTAGTTCACGACCTCCCCACAGTGCCACCTCTGGCCAGGAGAAACACAAGGAGATCTTCAGTAAAGACACACTCTTCAAACCTCCTCCCAGCCTCCCTTTGCCTGGTTATAGCTCCTTGAGAAAACCCACAGCGCTTGCCTCAACTACTCTTTCTTCGTCCTGTGATGCTCTTGATTCCAACAAGGGCTTTGATGCTCCTAAACCACTAGTGGCAACACTGTCTGCTCCTACACAGGGGATCGAGCCCACATCCAGTGCTGCAGAGGCCTCCTTTGACTACTACAATGTCTCAGATGATGACGAACTTGAGGAGGGGGGGGCTAAGAGTCGAGAGGAGGATGAGAAACCTGCAGGAAGTGTTGCTGGACTACAAGGCGGTGGAGCAGGGACCATGCAGTGGCTGTTGGAGAGAGAGAAGGCAAGGGATCTACAGCGGAGGTTTGAAAGAACCCTCACATTCTCTGGTGCTAAAGAGAACCTTCCAGAGCCCAGCCAGAGCCAGCAGTCAGCCCACTCGGCAAGACTGGACAGCATGGACTCCAGCTCCGTCACTGTTGACAGTGGATTCAACTCACCACG
- the LOC142397450 gene encoding storkhead-box protein 2-like isoform X2 encodes MSPISQSQFVPLGEVLLLAISAMNSAHKPVTQEALTEHLQTCFPGVPTPTEEALHHTLNMLVRERKIYPTPDGYFIVTPQTYFITPSLIRTSSKWYHLEERSAERHQYQKQQQHQQTQCTSPLSGTITPSTAGGLRDRTHPKTSQNHCGAGEDYFYNNSSRADDPPSHHTTLQRRSPKDHREMYSSQHSPQTPLQQSGGNTEKSRSSLGFPFKTDTLTKHRGGGVGGGGTGDVEKQAGSGIGSRKFGLKLFRLSFKKDKAKQLATFSAQFPPEEWPLRDEEVPSQLPRHVEMEIIRRINPDLTVENLARHTAVMKRLEEERAQRIKASSANQSSRSRRSGGRHRKQSQTKLSRSHSKTRAFRFEPSDGTHIEPADRDYRGYSSSLARSPREQALAMERQRARLHLAHSIPNILDSSHLPVTPEWDVSGELAKRRTEMPFPEPSHVPSAHHSKVHRSHSHTQERKSRNERSGKAKERSRSMDNSKGPLGAGLIGPPDYYDDRSRYYTDDGTLRANQSSSLYTRSTPPTAKMPGDSLALDGGRNFEKSKSRDSLPGYSPKPLSSSNPPDDYFQCSGNSEVTFTATNTLGTLSKNHHEGLKPSNTDRQIDRQTSYPPENKEDLQKVGPKGGSLPPIPLSVPDPCISSSRPPHSATSGQEKHKEIFSKDTLFKPPPSLPLPGYSSLRKPTALASTTLSSSCDALDSNKGFDAPKPLVATLSAPTQGIEPTSSAAEASFDYYNVSDDDELEEGGAKSREEDEKPAGSVAGLQGGGAGTMQWLLEREKARDLQRRFERTLTFSGAKENLPEPSQSQQSAHSARLDSMDSSSVTVDSGFNSPRTRESLASNTSSIVESNRRQNLALSPGHLGITTGNGPPFSFRAISEPAGTQPDKLQKPNTCLASITSV; translated from the exons ATGTCCCCTATCAGCCAATCACAGTTTGTCCCACTGGGAGAGGTTTTGCTGTTGGCCATCTCTGCTATGAACTCTGCTCATAAACCCGTCACTCAGGAGGCCCTAACAGAACACCTGCAGACATGTTTTCCAG GTGTCCCCACACCAACCGAGGAGGCTCTGCACCACACACTCAACATGCTGGTTCGTGAGCGTAAGATCTACCCAACACCTGATGGATATTTCATTGTCACCCCCCAAACTTATTTCATCACTCCAAGCCTAATCAGAACCAGCTCAAAGTGGTACCACTTAGAGGAGCGGTCAGCGGAACGACACCAGTATCAGAAACAACAGCAGCATCAGCAAACTCAGTGCACCTCCCCTCTCTCGGGCACCATAACCCCATCCACCGCTGGGGGGTTGCGAGATCGAACCCACCCAAAAACCAGCCAAAACCATTGTGGAGCAGGTGAAGATTATTTTTACAACAATAGTTCCCGTGCAGACGACCCACCTAGCCACCATACAACCTTGCAGCGCCGTTCTCCCAAAGACCACAGAGAGATGTACTCATCACAACACTCCCCACAAACACCTCTTCAGCAATCAGGAGGCAACACAGAAAAGAGCCGCAGCTCTCTTGGGTTCCCGTTTAAGACGGACACACTCACCAAACATCGAGGAGGGGGAGTCGGgggaggaggaactggggacGTAGAGAAACAAGCAGGGAGTGGTATAGGAAGTCGTAAGTTTGGTTTGAAGTTGTTCCGTCTTAGTTTTAAGAAGGATAAGGCCAAGCAACTGGCTACCTTTTCTGCACAGTTCCCCCCTGAGGAGTGGCCGCTCCGCGACGAGGAGGTGCCAAGCCAACTGCCACGCCACGTAGAGATGGAGATTATCCGTAGAATCAACCCTGACCTTACTGTCGAAAACCTGGCACGGCATACAGCAGTTATGAAGCGTCTTGAAGAAGAGCGTGCTCAGAGGATCAAAGCAtcatcagccaatcagagctccAGGAGTAGAAGAAGTGGGGGTAGACACAGAAAGCAGTCTCAGACTAAACTCAGCCGCTCACATAGCAAGACAAGGGCATTCCGCTTTGAACCAAGTGATGGCACCCACATAGAGCCGGCTGACAGAGACTACAGAGGTTACTCGTCCTCACTGGCTCGGTCACCACGGGAACAAGCCCTGGCCATGGAGCGGCAGAGGGCTCGGCTTCACCTTGCACACAGTATCCCCAACATTCTGGACTCTTCTCATCTACCTGTCACTCCAGAGTGGGATGTATCCGGAGAGCTCGCCAAGCGACGCACAGAAATGCCTTTCCCTGAGCCAAGCCATGTCCCATCAGCCCATCATTCCAAAGTCCACCGCTCACACTCCCACACCCAGGAGAGGAAGTCTAGAAACGAACGCAGTGGCAAAGCCAAGGAACGTTCAAGGTCTATGGACAACTCCAAAGGACCACTTGGAGCTGGATTGATTGGACCACCTGATTATTACGATGACCGGAGCCGCTACTATACTGATGATGGCACACTGCGAGCCAATCAGAGCTCTTCTCTTTACACTCGTTCCACGCCTCCCACAGCTAAGATGCCAGGGGATTCTCTTGCATTGGATGGTGGCAGGAACTTTGAGAAGAGTAAGAGTAGAGACAGTTTGCCTGGTTACTCACCCAAACCACTGAGTTCCTCCAACCCTCCTGATGATTACTTCCAGTGCTCTGGTAACTCTGAAGTTACTTTTACTGCAACAAACACACTGGGAACGCTTAGCAAAAACCACCACGAAGGTTTAAAACCAAGCAACACTGACAGGCAAATAGATAGACAGACATCCTATCCACCAGAAAATAAGGAGGACTTGCAAAAAGTGGGACCTAAAGGTGGCAGCCTGCCTCCAATACCTCTCTCTGTCCCTGACCCTTGCATTTCTAGTTCACGACCTCCCCACAGTGCCACCTCTGGCCAGGAGAAACACAAGGAGATCTTCAGTAAAGACACACTCTTCAAACCTCCTCCCAGCCTCCCTTTGCCTGGTTATAGCTCCTTGAGAAAACCCACAGCGCTTGCCTCAACTACTCTTTCTTCGTCCTGTGATGCTCTTGATTCCAACAAGGGCTTTGATGCTCCTAAACCACTAGTGGCAACACTGTCTGCTCCTACACAGGGGATCGAGCCCACATCCAGTGCTGCAGAGGCCTCCTTTGACTACTACAATGTCTCAGATGATGACGAACTTGAGGAGGGGGGGGCTAAGAGTCGAGAGGAGGATGAGAAACCTGCAGGAAGTGTTGCTGGACTACAAGGCGGTGGAGCAGGGACCATGCAGTGGCTGTTGGAGAGAGAGAAGGCAAGGGATCTACAGCGGAGGTTTGAAAGAACCCTCACATTCTCTGGTGCTAAAGAGAACCTTCCAGAGCCCAGCCAGAGCCAGCAGTCAGCCCACTCGGCAAGACTGGACAGCATGGACTCCAGCTCCGTCACTGTTGACAGTGGATTCAACTCACCACG